A stretch of Chionomys nivalis chromosome 2, mChiNiv1.1, whole genome shotgun sequence DNA encodes these proteins:
- the Prr18 gene encoding proline-rich protein 18 — translation MIRLLGGVMSFPPMPPPPPPPPARTPGGPAARQLSRRPCAPPVPSPPAAAAAAAAGEKKKRPPEMLLSSSWPSATLKRPPGRRGPGLGPGTPQPPTSARVPPQPSPGRAGTSTTCSAPRRVACSHSPAGATASGTSVGAGAGPDDATRFSLSLTPEAILVIQRRHLEKQLMARSRRPFPTPSADPRRPLVPCPRTRTSTLRRGGPTSVPDAPLAVAVSSRSPSASLMPGGLQATMPSSRPSSLRPVLKVSLLNEKHKYDDEEYEEEVEVVDEGLVRKCTEWLRGVESAAAARGRTGPLDALPHLSTL, via the coding sequence ATGATCCGCTTGCTCGGCGGCGTCATGTCATTCCCGCCTATGCCTCCGCCGCCTCCGCCGCCGCCCGCCCGGACCCCGGGGGGGCCCGCCGCGCGCCAGCTCTCCCGGAGGCCCTGTGCGCCGCCGGTACCCTCGCCgcctgccgccgccgccgccgccgccgccggggagaagaagaagaggccgCCCGAGATGCTGCTCTCCAGCTCTTGGCCCTCCGCCACCTTGAAGAGGCCGCCGGGCCGCCGCGGCCCCGGCCTGGGTCCTGGCACCCCGCAGCCGCCGACCTCAGCACGCGTTCCGCCCCAGCCCTCTCCGGGCCGTGCGGGAACCTCTACCACGTGCTCCGCGCCCCGGCGGGTCGCCTGCAGTCACAGCCCAGCGGGAGCCACTGCCTCGGGGACTTctgtgggggcgggggcagggccAGACGACGCCACGCGCTTCTCCTTGAGCCTCACGCCCGAAGCCATCCTGGTCATCCAGAGGCGCCACCTGGAGAAGCAGTTGATGGCTCGGTCCCGCAGGCCCTTCCCCACGCCCTCGGCCGACCCTCGGCGCCCACTGGTCCCCTGTCCCCGGACCAGGACCTCGACCCTAAGGAGGGGCGGACCCACCAGTGTCCCCGACGCGCCTCTGGCCGTGGCTGTCAGCAGCCGCTCTCCCAGTGCCTCGTTAATGCCAGGAGGTCTGCaggccactatgcccagctcgcGCCCCTCCAGCCTGCGCCCGGTGCTCAAGGTGTCGCTGCTCAATGAGAAGCACAAGTACGACGATGAGGAGTacgaggaggaggtggaggtggtggacgAGGGCCTGGTGCGCAAATGCACCGAGTGGCTGCGTGGGGTGGAGTCGGCAGCCGCCGCGAGGGGCCGTACAGGGCCTCTGGACGCTCTGCCTCACCTGAGCACACTGTGA